The following are from one region of the Natronosporangium hydrolyticum genome:
- a CDS encoding ABC transporter permease codes for MTTTYARPAESPPTRLPREGLAESERIRHVLVAPQDRPERATAFSASLTYGWRALQKIKHLPEQLFDVTIFPIMMTVMFTFIFGGAIGGSVSNYVQFLIPGIFVQTLIMITMYTGLTLNKDFSKGVFDRFRSLPVWRPAQLVGALLGDQVRYLLAGTIMLGIGFLLGFRPDGGLIGVAAAFLLLLIFSFSLSWVWTTVSLAVRTEQAAMGVSMFVLMPLTFASNIFVDPQTMPSWLQGAVEVNPVSIVVTAVRELMNGVYSASSIGLVGLCCLVLIASFGPLSMSIYNRKS; via the coding sequence ATGACCACAACGTACGCGCGACCGGCCGAGTCGCCACCCACCCGGCTGCCCCGCGAAGGCCTCGCCGAGTCCGAGCGGATCCGGCACGTGCTGGTCGCCCCGCAGGACCGGCCAGAGCGAGCCACCGCGTTCTCCGCGTCGCTGACCTACGGGTGGCGGGCGCTGCAGAAGATCAAGCACCTGCCGGAGCAGCTCTTCGATGTGACGATCTTCCCGATCATGATGACGGTGATGTTCACGTTCATCTTCGGTGGAGCGATCGGCGGGTCGGTATCGAACTACGTACAGTTCCTGATCCCCGGGATCTTCGTCCAGACCCTGATCATGATCACGATGTACACCGGGTTGACGCTGAACAAAGACTTCTCCAAGGGGGTCTTCGACCGGTTCCGCTCGCTGCCCGTCTGGCGCCCCGCGCAACTGGTCGGCGCCCTGCTCGGAGACCAGGTGCGTTACCTGCTGGCCGGCACCATCATGCTGGGCATCGGCTTCCTGCTGGGATTCCGGCCCGACGGCGGCCTCATCGGAGTCGCCGCGGCATTCCTGCTGCTGCTGATCTTCAGCTTCAGTCTCTCCTGGGTCTGGACGACCGTCTCGCTCGCGGTACGCACCGAACAGGCCGCGATGGGGGTCTCGATGTTCGTCTTGATGCCGCTGACCTTCGCCTCGAACATCTTCGTCGACCCACAGACCATGCCTAGCTGGCTGCAGGGCGCCGTAGAGGTCAACCCCGTGTCGATCGTCGTCACCGCCGTACGCGAACTGATGAACGGTGTCTACAGTGCTAGCTCGATCGGCCTGGTCGGGCTGTGCTGCCTGGTCCTGATCGCCAGCTTCGGCCCGCTCTCGATGTCCATCTACAACCGAAAGAGCTAG
- a CDS encoding DUF2975 domain-containing protein, whose translation MNRIVFVLLTVLIALGMSISLFAQVRILPGIAAAEAELFPPYEPYRVPLLTAGIAFIACAQVALAAVWMLLFRAQSGTFFRPGSQRWVITIGAAIGAGTLLTVGVFGFFTFGQFPSPTDGMDTLGLWLASGLGSLVGAALLGVMLVVHRLVDRATSAQTELDGVL comes from the coding sequence ATGAATCGAATAGTCTTCGTCCTACTCACCGTCCTGATCGCGCTAGGGATGTCCATCAGCCTCTTCGCCCAGGTCAGGATCCTGCCGGGGATCGCCGCGGCGGAGGCCGAGCTCTTCCCGCCGTACGAGCCCTACCGCGTCCCGCTCCTGACGGCCGGCATCGCGTTCATCGCCTGTGCGCAGGTCGCGCTCGCGGCAGTCTGGATGCTGCTGTTCCGCGCGCAGTCGGGCACCTTTTTCCGGCCCGGGTCGCAGCGCTGGGTGATCACAATCGGCGCGGCGATCGGCGCCGGCACCCTGCTCACCGTCGGCGTGTTCGGGTTCTTCACGTTCGGGCAGTTCCCGTCGCCCACCGACGGCATGGACACTCTCGGGCTGTGGCTGGCCAGCGGGCTGGGCAGCCTGGTCGGCGCAGCGCTGCTCGGGGTCATGCTCGTGGTGCACCGGCTCGTCGATCGCGCGACGAGCGCGCAGACGGAGCTGGACGGCGTGCTCTGA
- a CDS encoding FIST signal transduction protein, translating into MSGTSTHRWFGIGHSEQADPDAAGEAAASAALAGRSPSLLIVFSSISYDLPTLLASVRRAAGPGVPIVGCSAMGEISAHGVTDGSVVVAALGGAGLQVYPQVRRGVSGRRHAAGREAADPLASLDAPYRVLLLLCDGLSFELHRVVRGAYAAAGAAVPLVGGCAADNLTFTATYQFYGDGDEVEIMSDAVVGVAIGSDAPLGVGVAHGWRRTDEAMVVTSSEESRVFQLDNEPALDVYLRLIGEDVSIVDDPDKFHNRAYYHPLGLSRRDGDDMRVVHAADVSDRSLICLANVPQGALASLMETDPESLVSSAGESCRQASRMLGGAPPIGFLTFDCGIRKVMLGHDSVQREVAQMRQFTGDAPVGGFYTYGEIARSQGSRGTHHLAVASLALA; encoded by the coding sequence ATGTCTGGAACGTCCACTCATCGCTGGTTCGGGATCGGCCATAGCGAACAGGCCGACCCGGATGCCGCTGGCGAAGCGGCGGCCTCCGCGGCGCTCGCGGGGAGGTCACCGTCGCTGCTGATCGTCTTCAGCTCGATCAGCTATGACCTGCCGACCTTGCTGGCGTCGGTTCGCCGAGCAGCCGGCCCAGGGGTGCCGATCGTCGGCTGCTCCGCCATGGGCGAGATCAGCGCGCACGGTGTGACCGACGGCAGCGTCGTCGTCGCGGCGTTGGGGGGCGCCGGTCTCCAGGTGTACCCGCAGGTGCGCCGCGGCGTCTCGGGCCGGCGTCACGCGGCGGGCCGGGAAGCGGCGGACCCGTTGGCGTCACTCGATGCGCCGTACCGGGTGCTGCTGCTGTTGTGCGACGGGCTCAGCTTCGAGCTTCACCGGGTAGTGCGCGGCGCCTATGCCGCCGCGGGGGCCGCGGTGCCGCTCGTGGGCGGATGCGCCGCGGACAACCTCACCTTCACCGCGACCTACCAGTTCTACGGCGACGGCGACGAGGTGGAGATCATGTCCGATGCGGTGGTGGGGGTGGCCATCGGATCGGACGCTCCGCTGGGCGTCGGCGTAGCCCACGGCTGGCGCCGGACCGACGAGGCGATGGTGGTGACCAGTAGCGAAGAGAGCCGGGTCTTCCAGCTCGACAATGAGCCGGCCCTCGACGTCTATCTGCGCCTGATCGGGGAGGACGTCTCGATCGTCGACGACCCCGACAAATTTCATAATCGCGCCTATTACCACCCGTTGGGGCTATCCCGCAGGGATGGTGACGACATGCGGGTGGTCCATGCCGCGGATGTCTCCGACCGGTCGTTGATCTGCCTGGCCAATGTGCCACAGGGTGCACTCGCCTCGCTCATGGAGACCGATCCCGAGTCCCTGGTCAGCTCCGCCGGAGAGTCGTGCCGACAGGCGTCGCGGATGCTCGGCGGTGCGCCACCGATCGGTTTCCTGACCTTCGACTGTGGAATTCGGAAGGTGATGCTCGGCCATGACAGCGTCCAGCGAGAGGTGGCCCAGATGCGGCAATTCACCGGGGACGCTCCGGTCGGTGGCTTCTACACTTACGGCGAGATCGCCCGTTCTCAAGGTTCCCGGGGCACCCACCACCTCGCCGTCGCGTCGCTGGCGCTGGCCTAG
- a CDS encoding ATP-binding cassette domain-containing protein: MTTRSDTPAVQTRGLVKRFGETTAVDGVDLTISRGGIYGVLGPNGAGKTTAIRMLATLLRPDGGEASVLGHDVYTESKTIRDKIALTGQFASLDEDLTGIENLILLGRLLGHRPKAARSRGLELLDAFGLTDAASRQVKKYSGGMRRRLDIAGSLIVTPELMFLDEPTTGIDPRSRNQVWDIIRTLVDGGTTILLTTQYLEEADQLANRIAVIDHGKVIAEGTPGQLKAQVGSGALRVRVGDPTRREEAAELLGRACGVEVTRETDLAAVTIQLDHSDRAAEALRALQDAAIDVAAFGYGQPSLDEVFLTLTGSPTAPDRDQAEPDHPGQVRPAAIPETATKAGAR; encoded by the coding sequence ATGACAACGCGATCCGACACCCCGGCCGTACAGACCCGCGGACTGGTCAAGAGATTCGGTGAGACGACCGCCGTCGACGGCGTCGACCTCACCATCTCCCGCGGCGGGATCTACGGGGTCCTCGGCCCCAACGGCGCCGGAAAGACCACCGCGATCCGGATGTTGGCCACCCTGCTGCGGCCCGACGGCGGCGAGGCCAGCGTCCTGGGTCACGACGTCTACACCGAGTCCAAGACCATCCGCGACAAGATCGCGCTGACCGGCCAGTTCGCCTCGCTGGATGAGGACCTGACCGGCATCGAGAACCTCATCCTGCTGGGGCGCCTGCTCGGCCACCGCCCCAAAGCGGCCCGCTCGCGAGGGCTGGAGCTGCTGGATGCCTTCGGACTGACCGACGCCGCGAGCCGCCAGGTGAAGAAGTACTCCGGGGGCATGCGCCGCCGCCTCGACATCGCCGGCTCGCTGATCGTGACCCCCGAACTGATGTTTCTGGACGAGCCGACCACCGGCATCGACCCGCGCAGCCGGAACCAGGTCTGGGACATCATCCGCACGCTGGTCGACGGCGGCACCACGATCCTGCTGACCACCCAGTACCTCGAAGAGGCCGACCAGTTGGCCAATCGGATCGCCGTCATCGACCACGGCAAGGTCATCGCCGAGGGCACTCCTGGTCAGCTGAAGGCCCAGGTCGGCTCCGGCGCCCTACGGGTACGAGTGGGCGACCCAACCCGCCGCGAGGAGGCCGCCGAGCTCCTGGGCCGAGCCTGCGGCGTCGAGGTCACCCGGGAGACCGACCTAGCCGCCGTCACCATCCAGCTGGATCACAGCGACCGGGCCGCGGAGGCGCTGCGCGCGCTGCAGGACGCCGCCATCGACGTGGCGGCATTCGGCTACGGGCAGCCAAGCCTGGACGAGGTCTTCCTCACCCTCACCGGATCCCCCACCGCTCCCGACCGGGACCAGGCCGAACCCGACCACCCAGGCCAGGTACGGCCGGCTGCTATCCCCGAAACCGCGACAAAGGCAGGTGCCCGATGA
- a CDS encoding putative bifunctional diguanylate cyclase/phosphodiesterase yields MTDNWSVHLLTEYFSAVSASEDEPAAIETAAARAAEALDAEVGAVVMDDEVRGCWGFGTQSAPADLVTAAHGSPTLSVSSLGVLFTATGHLGRTTPGALLVARTDRQFQADERLMLHGMGQVLGLALRGLRTLGTERALREQREREAEERLRLLEAVGTRQRLLETLLSIQRAISKRRPLQEVLDAVTEGASGLLENAEVALVLRPSGTDQLTVASTYAPGIPGTGGGDEEVEAAGATARVRASAAQAMRAGDVVTQAVVGGQGSSGMMLATPVHVGGAVGGSLVALTTGYGDIADQRELLTAFAQQVNLALTDAQTIRAIREAYHDSITGLPNRALFLEKLKQGLANARRNEEVLVLYIDLDRFKEVNDSFGHSTGDEMLAEVAERIRSCVGSEDTAARLGGDEFAVMLEHSDPAAGVQLANEIIGAVRQPFWIAGRNVFIDASAGVASSESGRTDPVELLSNADLAMYHVKRRDPGHTAVFEPEMRAAILRRLELHTDLKYALALSELTLQFQPLISLDSAELVAVEALLRWPHPRHGPVPTAELVRMAEETGLIVEIGRWVMRASAKQVAAWRTALPGLSLNVNVSAREIADSEFPATVADVLTETGLTGGALTLELTETGLMTDPDGMAHCLSQLKALGVQLAVDDFGTGYSSLAYLCRLPVDQLKIDRSFVAGLTGSSPSRAVVRAIVELAHTLGIQAVAEGVEDGAQLDALRVMGCELGQGYHFARPLDPDDVPALLSRELARTK; encoded by the coding sequence TTGACTGACAACTGGTCGGTGCATCTGCTCACCGAGTACTTCTCGGCGGTGAGCGCCTCCGAGGACGAGCCCGCCGCGATCGAGACAGCGGCCGCGCGGGCGGCAGAGGCGTTGGACGCCGAGGTCGGTGCGGTCGTCATGGATGACGAAGTCCGCGGCTGCTGGGGGTTCGGCACGCAATCGGCCCCGGCTGACCTCGTGACAGCAGCGCACGGGTCACCGACGCTGTCGGTATCCTCGCTCGGCGTCCTCTTCACCGCCACGGGACACCTCGGCCGGACGACTCCCGGCGCCCTGCTGGTCGCCCGTACCGACCGCCAGTTCCAGGCCGACGAACGGCTGATGCTGCACGGTATGGGCCAGGTGCTCGGCCTCGCTCTGCGCGGGCTGCGCACCCTGGGCACCGAACGCGCGCTCCGGGAACAGCGGGAGCGCGAGGCCGAGGAGCGGCTGCGCCTGCTCGAGGCTGTGGGCACCCGGCAGCGGCTGTTGGAGACGCTCTTGTCGATCCAGCGCGCCATCTCGAAACGCCGGCCACTGCAGGAGGTCCTGGACGCGGTCACCGAGGGGGCGTCCGGGTTGCTGGAGAACGCCGAGGTAGCGCTCGTACTGCGTCCCTCGGGTACGGACCAGCTGACGGTGGCGTCGACCTACGCCCCCGGCATCCCCGGAACCGGTGGCGGCGACGAGGAGGTGGAGGCCGCCGGTGCCACCGCCCGAGTGCGCGCGAGCGCCGCCCAGGCGATGCGGGCCGGTGATGTGGTGACCCAGGCGGTGGTCGGCGGCCAGGGCAGCTCCGGCATGATGCTGGCCACCCCGGTGCATGTGGGTGGTGCCGTGGGCGGCAGTCTGGTGGCCCTCACCACCGGGTACGGCGACATCGCCGACCAGCGGGAGTTGCTGACGGCCTTCGCCCAGCAGGTGAACCTGGCGCTGACCGATGCCCAGACGATCCGCGCCATCCGCGAGGCGTACCACGACTCGATTACCGGCCTGCCGAACCGGGCGCTGTTTCTGGAGAAGCTCAAGCAGGGGCTCGCCAACGCCCGGCGGAATGAAGAGGTGCTTGTCCTCTACATTGACCTCGACCGGTTCAAGGAGGTCAACGACAGCTTCGGCCACTCGACCGGGGACGAGATGCTGGCCGAGGTGGCCGAACGGATCCGTTCCTGTGTGGGGAGCGAGGACACCGCCGCCCGGCTCGGTGGGGACGAGTTCGCCGTCATGCTCGAGCACAGCGATCCGGCGGCCGGGGTGCAGCTGGCCAATGAGATTATCGGCGCCGTACGACAGCCGTTCTGGATCGCGGGGCGCAATGTCTTCATCGACGCGAGCGCCGGCGTGGCGTCGAGCGAGAGCGGCCGGACCGACCCGGTAGAGCTGCTCAGCAACGCAGATCTTGCCATGTACCACGTGAAGCGACGGGATCCAGGCCACACCGCGGTATTCGAGCCGGAGATGCGCGCGGCGATCCTGCGCCGGTTGGAGCTGCACACCGATCTGAAGTACGCGCTAGCACTGTCCGAGCTGACGCTGCAGTTTCAACCACTGATCAGCCTGGACTCCGCCGAGCTGGTCGCGGTCGAGGCGCTGCTGCGCTGGCCGCATCCCCGACATGGACCGGTGCCTACCGCGGAACTCGTCCGGATGGCCGAGGAGACCGGCCTGATCGTGGAGATCGGGCGATGGGTGATGCGGGCCAGCGCCAAGCAGGTCGCCGCGTGGCGAACCGCGCTGCCCGGCTTGAGTCTCAACGTCAACGTCTCGGCGCGGGAGATCGCTGACTCGGAGTTTCCTGCCACAGTGGCTGACGTGTTGACCGAGACCGGGCTGACCGGCGGGGCGCTGACGCTGGAGCTCACCGAGACCGGGTTGATGACTGACCCGGACGGGATGGCGCACTGTCTGAGCCAGCTCAAGGCCCTCGGAGTGCAGCTCGCAGTGGACGACTTCGGCACCGGCTACTCGTCCTTAGCCTACCTGTGCCGCCTGCCGGTGGACCAGCTGAAGATCGACCGTAGCTTCGTCGCCGGCCTCACGGGGAGCAGCCCGAGCCGGGCCGTGGTCCGTGCCATCGTCGAGCTCGCGCACACCCTGGGCATCCAGGCGGTCGCCGAGGGAGTCGAGGACGGGGCTCAGCTTGATGCCCTGCGGGTGATGGGATGCGAGCTGGGGCAGGGCTACCACTTCGCCCGGCCGCTCGATCCGGACGATGTCCCCGCATTGCTGTCGCGGGAGCTGGCCCGGACCAAGTAG
- a CDS encoding alpha/beta fold hydrolase, whose protein sequence is MTNVIEHGRLRRGTGWLAVAMALSAVVACAQEPPETPEPPETTRVEVEGATLAYQSLGPAEAETVLLVAGTGMQLIDWPDGLVEGLVDAGFRVVRFDNRDVGLTSMPGELEPIDPVAIGDALEAGEPAPVPYTFDDLAGDALGLLDALDVPQAHVVGMSMGGAIAQLIAIDAPQRVASLTLLAADSGNPELPDVADNFAELPPPPAPDDLDAVVDYRVTVAQVLAGPGYPTDEATIRARERAAADRAYDPEARTRQEVISLVGHLETAAYRLANLANIAAPTMVLHGTDDPLVPVAAAYDLDAAIPDSELQVIPGWGHDLPDQLTAKFVDAISAIAARSPVG, encoded by the coding sequence ATGACGAATGTGATCGAGCACGGGCGGCTCCGGCGGGGTACGGGCTGGTTGGCGGTGGCCATGGCCCTCAGCGCGGTGGTGGCATGCGCGCAGGAGCCGCCGGAGACTCCTGAGCCGCCGGAGACCACCAGGGTGGAGGTCGAGGGTGCGACGCTCGCCTATCAAAGCTTGGGTCCGGCGGAGGCGGAGACAGTGTTGCTGGTCGCCGGCACCGGGATGCAGCTGATCGACTGGCCGGATGGTCTGGTTGAAGGACTAGTCGATGCGGGCTTCCGGGTGGTCCGCTTCGACAACCGCGACGTGGGGCTCACGAGTATGCCTGGCGAGCTCGAACCGATCGACCCGGTCGCGATCGGCGATGCGCTGGAGGCGGGGGAACCTGCCCCGGTGCCGTACACGTTCGACGACCTGGCCGGTGACGCGCTCGGGCTGCTCGACGCGCTCGACGTGCCACAGGCTCACGTCGTCGGCATGTCGATGGGTGGGGCAATCGCGCAGCTGATCGCGATCGACGCACCGCAACGAGTGGCCTCCCTGACCCTGCTCGCGGCCGATTCGGGCAATCCCGAGCTGCCCGACGTGGCAGACAACTTCGCTGAACTCCCGCCGCCGCCAGCGCCCGACGATCTCGACGCGGTGGTCGACTACCGGGTCACCGTTGCCCAAGTGCTGGCCGGACCGGGCTATCCGACCGACGAAGCCACCATACGCGCCCGCGAGCGGGCGGCGGCCGACCGTGCTTACGATCCCGAAGCGCGCACCCGACAGGAGGTGATCTCGCTTGTGGGCCATCTGGAGACCGCCGCCTACCGGCTGGCCAACCTGGCGAACATCGCCGCGCCCACGATGGTGCTGCACGGAACCGATGACCCGCTCGTGCCGGTAGCTGCGGCGTACGATCTGGATGCTGCGATACCCGACTCTGAGCTACAGGTCATTCCTGGTTGGGGTCACGATCTGCCGGACCAGCTCACCGCCAAGTTCGTCGACGCGATCAGCGCGATCGCTGCCCGGTCGCCGGTGGGTTGA
- a CDS encoding helix-turn-helix domain-containing protein produces MAIVVEIDVLLAKRKMSVGDFADAIGLSPANVSVLKNGRAKAVRFSTLNAICEVLDCQPGDVLRWVPDDDGAR; encoded by the coding sequence ATGGCCATCGTGGTCGAGATCGACGTGCTTCTCGCGAAGCGGAAGATGTCGGTCGGGGACTTCGCCGACGCAATCGGGCTGAGCCCGGCGAACGTGTCGGTGCTGAAGAACGGCCGCGCGAAAGCCGTGCGGTTCTCCACACTCAACGCGATCTGCGAGGTGCTCGACTGCCAGCCCGGTGACGTCCTGCGCTGGGTGCCCGACGACGATGGTGCACGGTAA
- a CDS encoding DEAD/DEAH box helicase — protein MSGSRVAIDDQQRILQFWWMLELFSPQPVPKATPRAARPTDRQVLEWKPGDPLPWETMAPPESVGGTRRVWQHTVYLGVYELEATYERLHRAFGEDADAYDERPGGRSACAGLLIDSQGGLVPESAVLSSALWAVAQIGAGGLRRREWADGFPDVAQKFALAVDEYEGERRKAAGDESPAYDADSLRDLLAVAHTLSGIAGVGELATERIVIQSVAVSARRAEEAIDFDFLNSFYLDDLEKVRADVAKQPAAGTALAAYLTHDRHLDTGERVDVVAAPGAVDAGVELGRLPKGRWPANPAHGLALSQQFAVNQALNDLALTRGLMGVNGPPGTGKTTMLRDILAGNVVERARRLARLARPEDAFTETTYRWSANDGYQRSVRQLRTELTGFEMVVASTNNAAVENVTVEMPAAKAIDEQWQNQADYFADIASAVLGDGVNTGGSQSTAVRAWGLVAARLGNKRNRSAFHSAFWFDKQDPRSKERDADSAPRMQTRLAQWRDGAVPRKSWQQARDDFARAEQRVDALIEAGRQAEERRQQLAAAVREEPVVAARVGQVGEALRTAERQLVEQKPVLERAATLVAEATARYDRHLGVRPGLLETVFSLGRAVRDWRATLGPIADDLRIAEQRQQEAAATAQRLGGQIEQLRADQVAANAALSRIRDSLAQLRNHCGEDRARYGPAYPGEEWLGEQRELHAPWLEAELDTARSELFLAALQLHQDFLANLAGDMSHGLRAAVEVVAGNHPHRLEPEKLRAAWQLFFLVVPLVSTTFASVGRMFGQVGREAIGWLFIDEAGQATPQSAAGAIWRAQRVVAVGDPLQLRPVVTIPQKAQRDIASAYGVSSIWIPPLASVQTLADRISTYGTTLTQGQQRVWVSAPLKVHRRCDDPMFSLCNQIAYNGIMVSGVHRRLDDPDDPDLFDAPAGALIAASHWADEPAPTRGSHLQENQITRLERALRYLQDNGVDPSQVIAISPFRAVADRLAALPSRYPGLRAGTIHTAQGREAPVVVLVLGGDPGSPGAKVWAAASVNLVNVAASRAQRRLYVIGDRAAWAKHNYFHQLAGALRP, from the coding sequence ATGAGCGGATCTCGGGTGGCGATCGATGATCAGCAGCGGATCTTGCAGTTCTGGTGGATGTTGGAGTTGTTCAGCCCGCAGCCGGTCCCGAAGGCGACACCGCGAGCAGCTCGTCCGACCGACCGGCAGGTCCTTGAATGGAAGCCTGGTGATCCGCTGCCATGGGAGACCATGGCTCCTCCCGAGTCGGTTGGTGGGACGCGCCGAGTTTGGCAACACACGGTCTATCTCGGCGTCTACGAGCTTGAGGCGACGTACGAGCGGTTGCATCGCGCCTTCGGCGAAGATGCTGACGCCTACGACGAGCGCCCTGGCGGGCGGAGCGCCTGCGCGGGTCTCCTCATCGACAGTCAGGGTGGGCTCGTTCCCGAGTCGGCGGTGCTCTCCTCAGCGCTGTGGGCGGTCGCGCAGATCGGAGCTGGTGGCTTGCGGCGTCGGGAGTGGGCGGACGGGTTCCCGGATGTCGCGCAGAAGTTTGCGCTCGCCGTCGATGAGTATGAGGGGGAGAGACGTAAGGCCGCCGGGGACGAATCACCCGCTTACGACGCGGATTCGCTGCGCGACCTGCTGGCGGTCGCGCACACGCTGTCCGGCATCGCCGGCGTCGGCGAGCTAGCCACCGAGCGGATCGTCATTCAATCGGTGGCGGTGTCGGCGCGACGTGCGGAGGAGGCGATCGACTTTGATTTCCTCAACAGCTTCTACCTGGATGATCTTGAGAAGGTCCGCGCCGATGTCGCGAAGCAGCCTGCCGCGGGAACAGCACTTGCCGCCTATCTCACGCATGATCGGCATCTCGACACCGGGGAGCGGGTGGATGTGGTCGCGGCCCCCGGCGCGGTCGATGCCGGGGTGGAACTCGGCCGGCTGCCTAAGGGGCGTTGGCCGGCCAACCCCGCCCATGGACTGGCGTTGAGCCAACAGTTCGCGGTCAATCAGGCGCTGAACGACCTGGCACTCACCCGTGGGCTCATGGGAGTCAACGGTCCACCAGGGACAGGCAAGACGACCATGCTGCGCGATATCCTGGCAGGCAACGTCGTCGAGCGGGCCCGGAGGCTGGCCCGGCTTGCTCGGCCGGAAGACGCCTTCACCGAGACGACTTACCGGTGGAGTGCGAACGACGGCTACCAGCGCAGCGTGCGGCAGCTTCGGACCGAGCTGACCGGCTTCGAGATGGTCGTGGCGTCGACAAACAACGCCGCGGTCGAGAACGTGACTGTGGAGATGCCGGCAGCCAAAGCTATCGATGAGCAGTGGCAGAACCAGGCAGACTATTTCGCCGACATCGCCTCTGCCGTGCTCGGCGACGGAGTGAACACCGGAGGTTCGCAGAGCACGGCCGTACGGGCATGGGGGCTGGTCGCCGCTAGGCTGGGCAACAAGCGCAACCGTAGCGCCTTTCACTCCGCGTTCTGGTTCGACAAGCAGGACCCGCGCAGCAAGGAACGCGACGCCGACAGCGCCCCGCGGATGCAGACCCGGCTCGCCCAGTGGCGCGACGGCGCCGTGCCGCGCAAGAGTTGGCAGCAGGCACGCGACGACTTTGCCCGAGCCGAGCAACGGGTCGATGCGCTCATCGAGGCGGGGCGGCAAGCGGAGGAGCGTAGGCAGCAACTAGCAGCGGCGGTCCGCGAGGAACCGGTGGTCGCGGCCCGGGTCGGACAGGTCGGCGAGGCGTTGCGGACCGCCGAGCGACAGCTGGTCGAGCAGAAGCCGGTGCTGGAACGAGCCGCGACGCTCGTGGCCGAGGCTACCGCCCGCTACGACCGGCATCTCGGCGTCCGGCCAGGTCTCCTCGAGACGGTATTCAGCCTGGGGCGTGCCGTCCGCGACTGGCGCGCCACACTCGGTCCGATCGCTGACGACCTCCGAATAGCTGAGCAGCGCCAGCAGGAGGCAGCCGCCACTGCGCAGCGACTCGGCGGTCAGATTGAGCAGCTCCGTGCAGACCAGGTCGCTGCCAACGCCGCGCTCTCGCGGATCAGGGACTCCTTGGCCCAGCTCCGTAACCACTGTGGAGAAGACCGAGCGCGCTACGGTCCAGCCTATCCGGGCGAAGAGTGGCTAGGCGAGCAACGCGAACTCCACGCTCCCTGGCTCGAAGCGGAACTCGACACGGCCCGTTCGGAGCTGTTCCTCGCCGCGCTGCAACTTCACCAGGACTTCCTCGCCAACCTCGCCGGCGACATGTCACACGGGCTGCGCGCAGCCGTCGAGGTCGTGGCCGGCAACCATCCCCATCGGCTGGAGCCCGAGAAGCTGCGGGCCGCCTGGCAGCTGTTCTTCCTCGTGGTGCCCCTGGTCTCCACGACCTTCGCCTCCGTTGGTCGGATGTTCGGCCAGGTTGGCCGGGAGGCCATCGGCTGGCTGTTCATCGACGAAGCCGGACAGGCGACACCGCAGTCCGCGGCCGGCGCGATCTGGCGTGCGCAACGAGTCGTAGCTGTCGGGGACCCACTCCAACTCCGGCCGGTCGTGACGATCCCGCAGAAGGCGCAGCGTGACATCGCCAGTGCCTACGGCGTCTCGTCGATATGGATCCCGCCGCTGGCATCCGTCCAGACGTTGGCCGACCGGATTTCGACGTACGGTACGACGCTTACCCAAGGCCAGCAGCGGGTCTGGGTCAGCGCACCGCTGAAGGTGCATCGACGCTGCGACGACCCCATGTTCAGCCTGTGCAACCAGATCGCCTACAACGGCATCATGGTCAGCGGGGTGCACCGTCGCCTCGACGACCCGGACGACCCCGACCTGTTCGACGCGCCGGCCGGCGCCTTGATCGCAGCCAGTCACTGGGCCGATGAACCCGCGCCAACCCGGGGCAGTCACCTGCAGGAGAACCAGATCACCCGGCTGGAGCGGGCGCTTCGCTACCTTCAGGACAACGGCGTCGACCCGTCCCAAGTGATCGCGATCTCGCCGTTTCGAGCCGTGGCAGATCGGCTCGCCGCCCTCCCGAGCAGGTATCCCGGGCTGCGGGCCGGCACCATCCACACCGCCCAGGGTCGTGAGGCACCCGTGGTGGTGCTGGTCCTTGGCGGAGACCCGGGCAGCCCCGGGGCCAAGGTCTGGGCGGCGGCCAGCGTCAACCTCGTCAACGTGGCGGCGAGCCGAGCCCAGCGGCGGCTCTACGTCATCGGCGACCGTGCCGCCTGGGCGAAGCACAACTACTTCCATCAGCTCGCAGGTGCGCTGCGACCCTAG